ACCATCGGCTTTCACATTGATTGAACTCCTGGTGGTCATCGCCATCATTGCGATCCTGGCGGCCATGCTGCTCCCCGCGCTCGCGTCCGCCAAGCAAAAGGCCAAACGCATTGGATGCTATTCCAACCTGCGACAGGTGTACATCGCGTACGCCAATTACGCCTCCGATCATCGCGATTTCCTTCCGCCGAAATTTGAAGTGAAGAAGAATGCTCTGAAGCCCGAGGACATTACGAAGGGCAAGCAGCTTCAAACGTTGACCAACGGCATGCACACGCTTCTCGCGTCCGAAATCGGGGGAAAGGCGAGTCTTGTATGGCGCTGTCCGTCAGACGCCGGCGACTTCGGTGACAGGACGCCTGTGTTCGAAAGAAAAGGGACAAGCTTCGAGGCTGAAGGATCGGAGCTGAATCGCAAAGCCGGGGACGAATTCAAGAACAAGTTCGCGTACATGCATACCCGCGATGTCATCCGCGATATTTTCAAACCGTGGGACAGTGACGACCACCTCAAGGTGCAGGAGAAGATTGCCAAGGGCGAGCTTGGGCCGGTCAAGTGGCACGCCAAATTTTATAACAAGGTCATGGGAGACGGGCACGTGGTCGCAGTTAAATCCAAAATCGAGGACAAGGAATCCAAGGGTGAGAACTCGGACGACTGAAACTGCGGCAACCTTGCTGTTCCAATGCAGAATCCCACCGTTTCGAAATCGAAATATTGGCTGCTTGCGAAATCGCGCCAATGGCATGCCTGGGCAGGACTGGCCGCCGGGCTGTTTCTGCTGGTCGTTGGAGTTTCCGGGATCGTGTTGAACTACGAGCATCCGATCTTCTCTGCCTTGGGCCTTGAAACGCGGGTTCCCAAATCGAAAAAGGAACACCGCCAAACGAAGCAGCTTCCGCCTCAGTTGTCGATGGGCAACGGTTTCGCCGCCCTGCCCGTAAGCATCGAACGGGCTTTTGAAATCGCGCGAGCCGAATGGGGAGACGTGCCTTTGGAACGCGTTGAACTGAAAGACGAGCGCGGCGAAATGCTCTACAAGTTCAAACACAAGAACGGCAGTGAATTGTGGATCAATGCAGTATCCGGCGCACATCTGAAAAAGGGTGCGTATGAACGCGTCGGAAAAGCCGCCCTCGACGGCACACCGACGCGGTCAACCGATTGGGGCAAGATTCTCATCGACCTTCACACCGGCAAGATCGGTGGCGAAGCTGGCAAGGCTGTCATGTCCCTTGTGTCGCTGCTGTTGATTCTGCTTTCGTTATCCGGGGTCTACATGTGGCTCAAGCCATTGGTAATCAGACGCAGGAACGCCAAAGCAAAGGCGATTGCCAGTCAACGCCTCATTTCCACTGAGGCTCCTGGCCATCGCGCGGCGGAAGCTGGTTCCAGTCCGTAGTGCAGGTTTTCCACTCTCCACCCTCCGCAGCAGGCTCGTGCAGAAGGACAAACTTGAAAGTCTGCGATACGGGGGATGCGCGGAAGCGATTTTGAACGATTCGTCCACGGGAGCGGCGTTAAAGCAAAAGTTGATGCCGCAGAGTGCGTGCAATATGTTGGCGACCAGCATTGCGCACGTGGTGGAATGGCAGACACGCCAGACTTAGGATCTGGTACCGCAAGGTGTGAAGGTTCAAGTCCTTTCGTGCGCACCATCTTCTGGGATGAACGATTTACGATGGATGATTGATGATTCAGCAATACCCGAACAGCCAATCACAAATCGTAAATCATTCATCATAAATAACCCGGCTTTTCTCGACAGCTTCCGGTCGGCCACATAATCTCGGCGGCTCGAACCAGCACGTCATGACTTCAACGGAAAAGCTGCTGATGGAACTGATCGCTTTGCCGAGCGTGAATCCAGCTTTCCTGCCGTCCAACGATCCTCATGCGGGCGAACAGCGAGTCGCTGAATTCCTCGCCAGTGTCGCAGCCAATGCGGGCCTCGACGTCGAATTCCAGGCCGTCTTGCCAAATCGCGCCAATCTCGTAGCGCGCCTCACGCCATCGGGACCCGTCACGCAGCGCATCCTACTCGCTCCCCACCTCGACACGGTCGGTGCGGCGGCGGACGGATTCTCGCCGCGTGCACGTTCCTTGCGAATCCATGGACGCGGCGCGTGCGACACCAAGGGTTCCGTCGCTGCCATGCTTTCGGCCGTCGCGGCCATCGCGCGCGATGGAAAGCGGCCCGCGAAAACGGAGATTGTTTTCGTCGGCCTTGTCGATGAAGAAAACGCGCAGGCGGGTTCAAGGGGGTTCGCACAAAGCGGAATCTCGGCGAGCCTGGCAATCATTGGCGAGCCAACACAGCTCAAGATCGTGACGGCGCACAAGGGAAGCCTCTGGTTGCGAATGGAAACGCGCGGGAAGGCCGCGCACGGCTCAACTCCAAACCTCGGCCGCAATGCGGTGCACGAGATGGCCCGCATCGTTGACTTGCTCGAAACGAAATACGCGGCGCAGCTCCGCAAGCGGCGGCACCCGCTGCTCGGATCGGGAACGATCAACGTCGGAACGATCGCCGGCGGGACACAGCCGAATATTGTTCCGTCGGCGTGCTCCATTGCAATCGATCGACGCACGCTGCCAGGCGAGAACGAAAACTCCGTTCGTCGCGAGATCAACGCTCTGCTGAAGCAACACGGCCTGCGAGCCCGGTTCGACAACGAAAAGCCCGCGCCCTGCCTTCCGCTCGAGACCGATCACAAAATCCCACACGTCAGCCAGTTTCTCACATCGGCAGGCCAGCGTCGCCCAGCCGGAGTTGACTTTTTCTGCGATGCCGCTGTTCTTGCGGCGGCGGGAATCCCGTCTGTTGTTTTCGGCCCTGGGAGCCTTGCGCAGGCACACACGGATGACGAATGGATTTCGCGGTCTTCGCTAAATTCAGCCACCGCGCTGCTGACCCGCTTTCTGCGCGGCTTGCCTTGAACACTTGCAGGACGCGCAGGTCGAAACCACTTAATTGAACATGGACATCACCGCAGCTGCCGAACAGCGCAAACACCATCTCACCTTCTTCCGCCAGAGCGGCTGGCTGATGGTTGCGAACGTCACAGGCGGGTTTATGTCGCTCGGGGTGCATTTCCTCTCGGGTCGGGTGGACCAGTCGCAATACGCGGCCTTCGGCACGCTGCTGATGCTCACGTCGTGCCTTCCCGCGATTCCCCTGCAGATGTTGTATGCGCAGCAGACCGCGGCGGCACTGGCGACGGGACGTCCGCGCGAATTGAGCTGGACGATCCGGCTGGGGCTGATCGTTACGTTCGCCTTCTGGATGGCAGCCGCAGTCGCGGTTTTTGTTTTTCAGGACGACATCGTGGCCCGATGGAAATTACCCGGCGCATCGGCGCTGTGGATCACTTTGCTGACGGTCCTGATGGGGCTGTGGAATCCCATCTTCGGGGGAACGCTGCAGGGACGGCAGGATTTCCTCTGGATGGGCAACGCCGCCATCTCGATGGGAGTTTTTCGGCTGCTGTTTGCCGTTCTACTCGTCATTGGGCTGCATCAGGGGGCGACGGGAATGATGGTCGGCGCGCTTGTCGGAATGACCGCGGCCGCCGGTATTGCGGCGTGGAGAACCCGGGATTTATGGCTTCTGCCAATTCAACGATTCCCAACCAAAAATCTGCTGCGCCACGCCATCCCATTGATTCTCGGTTTCTGGGCGTTTCAATTCATGTTCACGTCGGACCAAATGTTCGCCCAGACATTTTTTGCCGGGGACGATGTGGTCGGTTATTACTACGCCGCAGGAACGCTTTCCCGCGCGCTGCTTTGGCTGGTGCTTCCAATGGCTGCGGTGATGTTTCCAAAACTGGTGCACAGCCGCGCAAGTTCGCAGAAGAGCAACTTGCTGGGATTGGTGGTGCTGGGAACCGCGGTCCTGTCGATCATCGGAGCAGGCTGCCTCTACCTCGCGAGCCCGATCGTGGTGAAAATTGTTTACCCCGACAGCTACATTGTCCCAACGGTCGCGCTGTTGCCGTGGTATCTCGGTGCGATGATCCCGCTCGCGATGGCGAACGTCCTGATCAATGATCTGCTGGCGAGCGACGACTTCAGAATCGTCCCGGCCCTCGTGATCCTGGTCGTGGCCTATGGCGTCACGCTCCCTTATGCGTTGAACCATATCGAACGCACGCCAGTGGTGCTCCTGCAGGTGCTTGGCGCATTTAACCTGCTGCTGCTCTGCGCTTCAGGCGCGGCGGTCTGGACCAAGCGCCGTGGGGCGCATCCGAAGCCTGCCGCCTGATCGTCAGGAAGGGCGCGGAGGCGGTGCCTTCAATTTCCCGTAAATCCATTGCTCCAGCGGCCGCAGTGGCTTCAGCCATTTGTAAAACGGCTTGTAAATAAGCCAGATGCGAACGACCGAGAGGAACATCGTGAGCGAGGATCGAAACAACGTCGCAGTCACCTTCGATCCGGCTTTATCCGACCATTCGGTCGGGACCTCCAACACGTGCAGCCCCGCACGTTTCATGGCGACGATCAGGTTGACATCGAACGCCAGGTCCGCGATGCGCAACCGCGAGTGAATTTTTTCCACGGCGCCGCGGCGCATGACCTTGCAGGGACATTGCGTGTCCTTGATGTTCATCCAGAACAGCAGCTCCACGATCAGATGAAATGTCCGGCTGGTGAAGCGCCGCAGACGGGTTTGTGCCTGCGGAACGATCGCCCCCGGCAGCCAGCGCGATCCAATGACACAATCCGCCCGCGAAAGGTATTTCGTCAGGTCATGAAAAGCGCGCGGCGGCGTGGCACCGTCGGCATCCACGTACCCGATGTAATCAGCCAGCGGCGCAAGCTTCAGTCCTTCGATCAATGCGCCGCCCTTGCCAATCGGCTCCTTGAACTCAAGCGCCTGGATGAACGGATAATCCGCGGCCACCTTCTGCACGACCGCCAATGTGTTGTCGCGGCAGCCGTTCAACACCACCACGAGGTGAAACTTGCCGTGGTATTTCTTTTGGAAGTAGCCGCCGTACTCGCGCAACACCGGCTCAATGCGCTGCTCCTCATTGTAGGCCGGGATCAGAAGTAGCAGGCTGGGTTCGGTCACGCGATGGATTTAGCAGAGCCCGATCCAAAATCAATCCGCTGCTACTTGAGGTTCAATTCCCGCTGAATCCCAAATTTTTCGATGCGCTTGCGCAATGTCGCGCGCGTGATGCCGAGGAGCTTCGCAGCCTGAACCTGGTTTCCGTTCGTTTCCTTGAGCGCCTGCACGACCAACTCGCGCTCCACTGCTGGAATGACCTTCATCTTTGGGTCCTTCCGCGCCCATTGGAAAAGCCTCCGCGCAAGCCCCACGACATCGTTCCCCGTGCCGTCAGCAGGCGCCAAAACTGGCGCCGCAACCGTTGAGGACGCGGCGGGAGCACTCGGCGAACCCTGGCCGATGATTTCTGGGGGGAGTTCGCTGACGAGGATGGCATCGCCCTTGGACACCACCAATGCCCGCCGAACCACGTTCTCGAGTTCGCGCACATTGCCGGGCCAATGATACTGCTCCAAAATTCGAATCACGCTCGAGGAAATCGATTTGGGATGGCTTTTCTGGTCGCGCGCGAATTTCTTCAGAAAGTAGTTCACGAGCAATCGCACGTCTTCGCGCCGTTCCCGCAAAGGGGGAATGTGAATGCGGACGACGTTCAGGCGGTAGAACAGGTCCTCTCGAAACTGCCGCGCTGCGACTGCTTCCTCCAAGGGCTTGTTTGTCGCCGCGATCACGCGCACATCCACTCTAATGGGCTGGTTGCCCCCAACGCGCTCAAACGTTCCACTCTGCAGGACCCTAAGAATCTTCGTCTGGGTCGGCGGCGTCATGTCGCCGATTTCATCCAGGAAGATCGTTCCGCCGTTGCATTGTTCAAATTTTCCGATCCTCTGCATCGTCGCGCCGGTGAATGCGCCGCGTTCATGCCCGAACAATTCGCTTTCGAGCAACTGCTCCGGAATGGCCGCGCAATTCACCGCCAGGAACGGCTTT
The sequence above is drawn from the Verrucomicrobiia bacterium genome and encodes:
- a CDS encoding sigma-54 dependent transcriptional regulator, which encodes MSKLLLIDDEADVQYSFQRIFDSPEIELTTASSGEEGLKLIPQLHPDLVLMDIRMGGMNGLETLRRIREIDSKLLVILMTAYGTTQTAIEAMKLGAYDYLLKPFDIPKLKEIVTNAIKAAHDMRQVVSYQPLLESEDYELGIVGRSEAMQQVFKLIGQVAATDATSLVTGESGTGKELVARAIYHHSNRSEKPFLAVNCAAIPEQLLESELFGHERGAFTGATMQRIGKFEQCNGGTIFLDEIGDMTPPTQTKILRVLQSGTFERVGGNQPIRVDVRVIAATNKPLEEAVAARQFREDLFYRLNVVRIHIPPLRERREDVRLLVNYFLKKFARDQKSHPKSISSSVIRILEQYHWPGNVRELENVVRRALVVSKGDAILVSELPPEIIGQGSPSAPAASSTVAAPVLAPADGTGNDVVGLARRLFQWARKDPKMKVIPAVERELVVQALKETNGNQVQAAKLLGITRATLRKRIEKFGIQRELNLK
- a CDS encoding PepSY domain-containing protein, with product MQNPTVSKSKYWLLAKSRQWHAWAGLAAGLFLLVVGVSGIVLNYEHPIFSALGLETRVPKSKKEHRQTKQLPPQLSMGNGFAALPVSIERAFEIARAEWGDVPLERVELKDERGEMLYKFKHKNGSELWINAVSGAHLKKGAYERVGKAALDGTPTRSTDWGKILIDLHTGKIGGEAGKAVMSLVSLLLILLSLSGVYMWLKPLVIRRRNAKAKAIASQRLISTEAPGHRAAEAGSSP
- a CDS encoding prepilin-type N-terminal cleavage/methylation domain-containing protein codes for the protein MKTQNRSRSKPSAFTLIELLVVIAIIAILAAMLLPALASAKQKAKRIGCYSNLRQVYIAYANYASDHRDFLPPKFEVKKNALKPEDITKGKQLQTLTNGMHTLLASEIGGKASLVWRCPSDAGDFGDRTPVFERKGTSFEAEGSELNRKAGDEFKNKFAYMHTRDVIRDIFKPWDSDDHLKVQEKIAKGELGPVKWHAKFYNKVMGDGHVVAVKSKIEDKESKGENSDD
- a CDS encoding glycosyltransferase, with the translated sequence MTEPSLLLLIPAYNEEQRIEPVLREYGGYFQKKYHGKFHLVVVLNGCRDNTLAVVQKVAADYPFIQALEFKEPIGKGGALIEGLKLAPLADYIGYVDADGATPPRAFHDLTKYLSRADCVIGSRWLPGAIVPQAQTRLRRFTSRTFHLIVELLFWMNIKDTQCPCKVMRRGAVEKIHSRLRIADLAFDVNLIVAMKRAGLHVLEVPTEWSDKAGSKVTATLFRSSLTMFLSVVRIWLIYKPFYKWLKPLRPLEQWIYGKLKAPPPRPS
- a CDS encoding M20/M25/M40 family metallo-hydrolase, which translates into the protein MTSTEKLLMELIALPSVNPAFLPSNDPHAGEQRVAEFLASVAANAGLDVEFQAVLPNRANLVARLTPSGPVTQRILLAPHLDTVGAAADGFSPRARSLRIHGRGACDTKGSVAAMLSAVAAIARDGKRPAKTEIVFVGLVDEENAQAGSRGFAQSGISASLAIIGEPTQLKIVTAHKGSLWLRMETRGKAAHGSTPNLGRNAVHEMARIVDLLETKYAAQLRKRRHPLLGSGTINVGTIAGGTQPNIVPSACSIAIDRRTLPGENENSVRREINALLKQHGLRARFDNEKPAPCLPLETDHKIPHVSQFLTSAGQRRPAGVDFFCDAAVLAAAGIPSVVFGPGSLAQAHTDDEWISRSSLNSATALLTRFLRGLP